One genomic window of Gemmatimonadales bacterium includes the following:
- a CDS encoding quinoprotein dehydrogenase-associated putative ABC transporter substrate-binding protein, whose product MGMRAFAVPLVVLALAGAEPSQHQPAPGAAARVVPPAGPRVLRVCADPDNMPFSNRRLEGFENRIVALVARDMGASVAYTWWPEQRGFLRHTLNAHACDVVPGISAGDSRLLTTAPYFRSTYVFVYRADRGYHINSFDNPALRRLRIGVHVIGDDYNSLPPGVALARRGLASQVVGFSMYGNSTKDAAADPGDAASADPERSAPSVLIRAVARGDIDVAVAWGPLAGYYAARDGARSGHRLRVVPVQGADAGPAGRFVYAIAMGARRGDSTLVAQVDRALAHRRGEIHRILRRYHVPLVGDSARVAAAGPCAHGAEVAKTAEAVCE is encoded by the coding sequence ATGGGCATGCGCGCGTTTGCCGTTCCGCTCGTGGTGCTGGCGCTCGCCGGCGCGGAGCCGTCGCAGCATCAGCCCGCGCCGGGTGCCGCGGCTCGTGTCGTGCCGCCCGCGGGTCCGCGCGTGCTCCGCGTGTGCGCCGATCCCGACAACATGCCGTTCTCCAACCGGCGGCTCGAGGGGTTCGAGAACCGGATCGTGGCGCTCGTCGCGCGCGACATGGGCGCGAGCGTCGCGTACACCTGGTGGCCCGAGCAGCGCGGCTTTCTCCGGCACACGCTCAACGCGCATGCTTGCGATGTCGTCCCTGGCATCTCGGCCGGCGACTCGCGCCTGCTCACCACCGCGCCGTACTTCCGCTCGACCTACGTGTTCGTGTACCGGGCGGACCGCGGCTATCACATCAATTCCTTCGACAACCCGGCCCTCCGGCGGCTCCGGATCGGCGTCCACGTGATCGGCGACGACTACAACAGCCTCCCGCCCGGCGTGGCGCTCGCGCGGCGCGGGCTCGCGTCGCAGGTGGTGGGCTTCAGCATGTACGGCAACTCCACGAAAGATGCCGCGGCGGACCCCGGCGATGCCGCATCCGCCGACCCCGAGCGGAGCGCACCGTCGGTGCTCATTCGTGCGGTCGCGCGCGGCGACATCGACGTGGCGGTGGCGTGGGGCCCGCTCGCGGGTTACTACGCCGCGCGCGATGGCGCGCGGAGCGGGCACCGCCTGCGCGTGGTGCCGGTGCAAGGTGCCGATGCGGGGCCGGCCGGCCGGTTCGTGTACGCCATTGCGATGGGCGCCCGCCGCGGCGACTCGACGCTCGTGGCGCAGGTCGACCGCGCGCTCGCGCACCGGCGGGGCGAGATCCATCGAATCCTGAGGCGCTACCACGTGCCGCTCGTCGGCGATTCCGCGCGGGTCGCCGCCGCGGGGCCGTGTGCACACGGGGCGGAAGTGGCGAAGACTGCGGAGGCGGTATGCGAGTAG
- the coxB gene encoding cytochrome c oxidase subunit II, giving the protein MTRAAGRSAAIGTAAFAVTGCAAAPSVFDTHGTIANRVAPLGWYLIIMSLVVMGVIIVLVLMALFRGRPPRDTETIELAEPRSGLGWILWGGIIIPAIVLAFSFVFSLVTLSATARPPVRPGLTVAITGHRWWWEVKYLDPDGKPVIITANEIHVPVGRPVRVELTSDNVIHSFWVPELAGKTDVIPGQQNVAWLEATTPGRFHGQCAEYCGLQHAHMQLVVEADPPAEFDHWMAGQRQPAAEPTTSLDSLGQRTFVGQACSLCHTIQGTAAHGRVGPDLTHLASRQTIAAGTLPNTRGNLAGWISNTQTIKPGNLMPTMYLHPAELQSIVAYLETLK; this is encoded by the coding sequence ATGACCCGTGCCGCCGGACGGAGCGCCGCCATCGGCACCGCTGCGTTCGCGGTCACCGGGTGCGCCGCCGCACCGTCGGTCTTCGACACCCACGGCACCATTGCCAATCGGGTCGCGCCCCTCGGCTGGTACCTCATCATCATGTCGCTCGTCGTGATGGGGGTGATCATCGTGCTGGTGCTGATGGCGCTCTTCCGCGGCCGTCCTCCGCGCGACACCGAGACCATCGAGCTCGCCGAGCCGCGCAGCGGCCTCGGCTGGATTCTGTGGGGCGGCATCATCATCCCCGCCATCGTGCTGGCGTTCAGCTTCGTGTTCTCGCTGGTGACGCTCTCCGCCACGGCTCGGCCGCCGGTCCGCCCCGGCCTCACGGTCGCCATCACCGGGCATCGTTGGTGGTGGGAAGTGAAGTACCTCGATCCCGATGGGAAGCCCGTCATCATCACCGCGAACGAGATCCACGTGCCGGTCGGGCGGCCGGTGCGGGTCGAGCTCACCTCGGACAACGTGATCCACAGCTTCTGGGTGCCGGAGCTCGCCGGCAAGACCGACGTGATTCCGGGCCAGCAAAACGTCGCCTGGCTCGAGGCCACGACGCCCGGGCGCTTCCACGGCCAGTGCGCGGAGTACTGCGGCCTCCAGCACGCCCACATGCAGCTCGTGGTGGAAGCGGACCCGCCGGCCGAGTTCGATCACTGGATGGCCGGGCAGCGCCAGCCCGCGGCGGAGCCCACCACCTCCCTGGATTCGCTCGGGCAGCGCACGTTCGTCGGCCAGGCGTGCTCGCTCTGCCACACGATCCAGGGCACGGCGGCCCACGGCCGGGTGGGCCCCGACCTCACTCACCTGGCGAGCCGCCAGACGATTGCCGCCGGCACGCTGCCCAACACCCGCGGCAACCTGGCGGGCTGGATCTCCAACACGCAGACGATCAAGCCCGGCAACCTCATGCCCACGATGTACCTGCACCCGGCCGAGCTGCAGTCGATCGTGGCCTACCTCGAAACCCTGAAGTAG
- a CDS encoding c-type cytochrome, with translation MSGFPLLHPTGIQSARIAALLIGIMAAGAAVYLITLLVLALAVRHGWRRARAEGGAEPGSAPGEPTPSVAPDAERRLGRVVLGAALLTALVLFIYIGASARTGRALNLLAQAPPGAPEPVTVSVTGHRWWWEFTYKKARPLEHLVTANELHVPVGRTVHLVGTSYDVIHSFWAPNLHGKRDLIPGYSSEAWFRADTPGVWTGECAEFCGLQHAHMRFVVVAQSDADYAAWYAGQLAPAAEPIETSRAHGEQVFLAHSCSLCHTIRGTPAGGRLGPDLTHVGSRAQIAAGLLPNTRGNLAGWILDPRTLKPGTPMPATSLSSSDLNSLVDYLEGL, from the coding sequence ATGAGCGGATTCCCGCTGCTCCATCCCACCGGCATCCAGTCGGCGCGCATCGCCGCGCTCCTCATAGGCATCATGGCCGCGGGCGCCGCGGTGTATCTCATCACGCTGCTCGTGCTCGCGCTTGCGGTCCGGCACGGATGGCGGCGGGCGCGCGCCGAAGGCGGCGCCGAGCCGGGCAGCGCACCCGGCGAGCCGACGCCCTCCGTTGCGCCGGACGCCGAGCGACGGCTCGGGCGCGTGGTGCTGGGCGCGGCGCTCCTCACCGCGCTGGTCCTCTTCATCTACATCGGCGCGAGCGCGCGCACCGGCCGCGCGCTCAACCTGCTCGCCCAGGCGCCGCCCGGCGCGCCGGAGCCGGTCACGGTGTCGGTCACGGGGCACCGCTGGTGGTGGGAGTTCACCTACAAGAAGGCGAGGCCGCTCGAGCATCTGGTCACCGCGAACGAGCTGCATGTCCCGGTCGGGCGCACGGTTCACCTCGTCGGGACGTCGTACGACGTGATCCACAGCTTCTGGGCGCCCAACCTCCACGGCAAGCGCGATCTCATCCCCGGCTACAGCAGCGAAGCCTGGTTCCGCGCCGACACGCCCGGCGTCTGGACCGGCGAGTGCGCCGAGTTCTGCGGCTTGCAGCATGCGCACATGCGCTTCGTCGTGGTGGCGCAGTCCGATGCGGACTACGCGGCGTGGTATGCCGGCCAGCTCGCGCCGGCCGCTGAGCCCATCGAGACGTCGCGCGCGCACGGCGAGCAGGTCTTTCTCGCCCATAGCTGCTCGCTCTGCCACACGATCCGCGGCACGCCGGCCGGCGGGCGCCTCGGCCCCGACCTCACCCACGTCGGCAGCCGCGCGCAGATTGCCGCCGGCCTCCTGCCGAACACGCGCGGCAACCTGGCCGGCTGGATCCTCGATCCGCGCACGCTCAAGCCGGGCACGCCCATGCCGGCGACATCGCTCTCATCATCCGACCTCAATAGTCTGGTCGACTATCTGGAAGGGCTCTGA
- a CDS encoding c-type cytochrome, whose protein sequence is MRVDARKPLAWGAMAALALAGAACNNSPKPNRQMTGPPPSGAAETGLMDAKVAADSSGSDVYRMHLVAGGVQPGIHPHVIYGERHNPYGQDKTVLTEGRRLFTMYNCSGCHGGHAGGGMGPSLRDSLWSYGNTDTQLFATITEGRPAGMPAWGPKIPEDQIWKLISYIRSLETSREPDKVPLVPHEVKIQ, encoded by the coding sequence ATGCGAGTAGATGCCCGGAAGCCCCTCGCGTGGGGTGCGATGGCGGCACTGGCCCTGGCCGGCGCGGCGTGCAACAACTCGCCGAAGCCGAACCGGCAGATGACCGGCCCGCCGCCGAGCGGCGCGGCGGAAACGGGATTGATGGACGCGAAGGTGGCGGCCGACTCATCGGGCTCCGACGTCTACCGCATGCACCTCGTAGCGGGCGGAGTGCAGCCCGGCATCCATCCGCACGTGATTTACGGCGAGCGCCACAACCCCTACGGCCAGGACAAGACCGTGCTGACGGAAGGGCGCCGTCTCTTCACCATGTACAACTGTTCCGGTTGCCACGGCGGCCACGCCGGCGGCGGCATGGGGCCGAGCCTGCGCGACAGTCTCTGGAGCTACGGCAACACCGACACCCAGCTCTTCGCCACGATCACCGAGGGGCGGCCCGCGGGCATGCCGGCATGGGGTCCCAAGATTCCGGAAGACCAGATCTGGAAGCTCATCTCCTACATCCGTTCGCTCGAGACCTCGCGGGAGCCCGACAAGGTTCCACTCGTGCCGCACGAGGTGAAGATCCAATGA
- a CDS encoding c-type cytochrome — MNTRDDGAMRRGRRERSGGRVRAVTRGAAYSAFVAGALGLAGMLAGLTGCGNGNADAVESGRAAVPGGDADRGKQEIVAYGCGTCHMIPGVDNANGLVGPPLLKFGRRTYIAGEVPNTTDFLIRWLEVPQAIEPGTDMPNLGITEQQARDIAAYLYTLR; from the coding sequence ATGAACACGAGGGACGATGGAGCGATGCGCCGTGGGCGCCGAGAGCGTTCGGGCGGCAGGGTGCGGGCGGTCACGCGGGGCGCGGCCTACTCCGCGTTCGTGGCCGGCGCGCTCGGCCTGGCCGGCATGCTGGCCGGGCTCACCGGGTGCGGCAACGGCAACGCGGATGCCGTGGAATCCGGCCGTGCCGCCGTTCCCGGCGGTGATGCCGACCGCGGGAAGCAGGAGATCGTGGCGTACGGCTGCGGCACCTGTCACATGATCCCGGGCGTGGACAACGCCAATGGGCTGGTCGGGCCGCCGCTCCTCAAATTCGGCCGGCGCACGTACATCGCGGGCGAGGTGCCCAACACGACGGACTTCCTCATCCGATGGCTCGAGGTGCCACAGGCCATCGAGCCGGGCACCGACATGCCCAATCTGGGCATCACCGAGCAGCAGGCGAGGGACATCGCTGCCTACCTCTATACGCTGCGGTAG
- the cax gene encoding calcium/proton exchanger: MSLGRVVRYGALLLVPLSLAMSHFGAPPTWVFVASAVAIVPLADWIRRGTEALAASFGPAAGGLLNVTFGNAAELILALFVLASGKPAVVKATITGSIVGNSLLGLGLAIVVGSWGRDVQRFKRERAGLLASLFILSVIALLVPALFDYTERSLRGVPNAGALDERLSLGVAVVLILAYGANLVYTLVSRRDVFAAGGEEMGKPAWSAWAAIGILVAATAAVALEAALVSGALESAAQRFGLTPFFVGVIVLPLIGNAAEFFAAIYFARQNRMNLVMSIAVGSSIQIALLTAPVLVLVSWALGDAMNLVFANPLELIAIAGAAFTVNAIAQDGETTWFEGVLLLAVYALLGTAFFFVR; encoded by the coding sequence ATGAGCCTCGGCCGCGTGGTCCGCTACGGCGCGCTCCTGCTGGTGCCGCTCTCGCTCGCCATGAGCCATTTTGGCGCGCCGCCCACGTGGGTATTCGTCGCTTCCGCTGTCGCCATCGTGCCGCTCGCCGACTGGATCCGGCGCGGCACCGAGGCGCTGGCGGCGAGCTTCGGGCCGGCCGCCGGGGGGCTGCTCAACGTCACCTTCGGCAACGCCGCCGAGCTGATCCTGGCGCTTTTCGTCCTGGCCAGCGGCAAGCCCGCGGTGGTGAAGGCGACGATCACCGGATCGATCGTCGGCAACAGCCTGCTCGGGCTCGGGCTCGCCATCGTGGTCGGGAGCTGGGGTCGGGATGTCCAGAGGTTCAAGCGGGAGCGCGCGGGCCTGCTCGCGAGCCTCTTTATCCTGTCGGTGATCGCGCTCCTCGTGCCGGCGCTCTTCGACTACACGGAGCGGAGCCTGCGCGGCGTGCCGAACGCGGGGGCGCTGGACGAGCGCCTGAGTCTCGGGGTCGCGGTGGTGCTCATTCTGGCCTATGGCGCGAATCTCGTGTACACGCTGGTGAGCCGGCGCGATGTCTTTGCGGCCGGGGGCGAGGAGATGGGCAAGCCGGCCTGGTCCGCATGGGCCGCCATCGGGATCCTGGTCGCCGCCACGGCCGCCGTGGCGCTCGAGGCCGCGCTGGTCTCAGGCGCGCTCGAGTCCGCCGCGCAACGCTTCGGGCTCACGCCGTTCTTCGTCGGCGTGATCGTGCTGCCGCTCATCGGTAACGCGGCCGAATTCTTCGCCGCCATCTACTTCGCCCGGCAGAACCGGATGAACCTGGTGATGTCGATCGCGGTGGGGTCGAGCATTCAGATCGCGCTGCTCACGGCACCGGTGCTCGTGCTCGTCTCGTGGGCTCTCGGGGACGCAATGAACCTCGTCTTCGCGAATCCGCTCGAGCTCATCGCGATCGCCGGCGCCGCATTCACCGTGAACGCCATCGCACAGGACGGCGAGACCACGTGGTTCGAGGGCGTACTCCTGCTCGCGGTGTACGCCCTTCTCGGCACCGCGTTCTTCTTCGTCCGCTGA
- a CDS encoding methanol/ethanol family PQQ-dependent dehydrogenase yields MTPTRAAMGTALAVLIAAAGACSGSGTETGRAGVPRTETAAAAASANGSEGPAAVNQPGAPNAGEWTLPGRDFAGTRYTPLAQITPANVKNLKVAWTFSTGLARGFEGQPLIVDNTMYIVTPWPNKVFAIDLTDPSGPLKWSYNPPTATAAQGEACCDVVNRGASYADGKIVFNRLDNTTVALDAKTGKTAWQTKLGDIALGETMTMAPLVVNGRVFVGNSGAELGVHGWITALDLKDGHILWRAYSTGPDSLVKIGPDFKPFYADLRGKDLGTKTWAGDDWKLGGGTVWGWVSYDPETDLIFYGTANPGVWNPDLRPGDNLWTAAVFARDPATGEARWAYQYTPHDSWDYDGINESIPVDLTIDGKPRKALVHFDRNGFGSTLDRTTGEVLVAQPFKYINWSTGVDLKTGRPQRVASKETHQGINTQAICPSSTGARDQQPAAFSPRTHLFYTPSTNLCMDYEGTEVSYIAGTPYLGAEVQMYAGPGGKDARGEFLAWDPVAGKKVWGITERFPVWSGPVVTGSDLVFYGTMDGWFKAVDAKSGTELWKFKTGSGIVGNAVTFMGPDGKQYVAIYSGVGGWYGAVALGLSPSDPTAALGAVGAGQDLPQYTAPGGTVYVFALP; encoded by the coding sequence ATGACCCCAACTCGCGCTGCCATGGGAACCGCGCTCGCGGTGTTGATCGCGGCTGCGGGCGCTTGCTCGGGCAGCGGCACCGAAACCGGCAGGGCCGGCGTTCCGCGCACCGAGACTGCCGCCGCGGCGGCGTCGGCCAACGGCAGCGAGGGACCCGCCGCCGTGAATCAGCCCGGCGCGCCGAACGCCGGCGAGTGGACGCTGCCCGGCCGCGACTTTGCCGGCACCCGCTACACGCCGCTCGCGCAGATCACGCCCGCCAACGTGAAGAACCTCAAGGTGGCGTGGACCTTTTCGACGGGACTCGCGCGCGGCTTCGAGGGCCAGCCGCTCATCGTCGACAACACGATGTACATCGTGACGCCGTGGCCCAACAAGGTGTTCGCCATCGACCTCACCGATCCCTCGGGTCCGCTCAAGTGGTCGTACAATCCGCCCACCGCGACGGCGGCGCAGGGCGAAGCCTGCTGCGACGTAGTCAATCGCGGCGCGTCGTACGCGGATGGAAAGATCGTCTTCAACCGGCTCGACAACACGACCGTCGCCCTCGACGCGAAGACCGGGAAGACGGCGTGGCAGACCAAGCTCGGTGACATCGCCCTGGGCGAGACGATGACGATGGCGCCGCTCGTGGTGAACGGCCGAGTCTTCGTGGGCAACAGCGGCGCCGAGCTGGGCGTGCATGGCTGGATCACGGCGCTCGATCTCAAGGACGGCCACATCCTCTGGCGCGCCTACAGCACGGGGCCGGACAGTCTGGTGAAGATCGGCCCCGACTTCAAGCCGTTCTATGCCGATCTCCGGGGGAAGGACCTCGGCACCAAGACCTGGGCCGGCGATGACTGGAAGCTGGGCGGCGGGACCGTCTGGGGGTGGGTGAGCTACGATCCCGAGACCGACCTCATCTTCTATGGCACCGCGAATCCGGGCGTATGGAATCCCGACCTTCGCCCGGGGGACAATCTCTGGACCGCGGCCGTCTTTGCCCGCGATCCCGCGACGGGCGAGGCACGCTGGGCCTACCAGTACACCCCGCATGACTCGTGGGATTACGACGGAATCAACGAGAGCATCCCCGTCGACCTGACGATCGACGGCAAGCCCCGCAAGGCGCTGGTGCACTTCGACCGCAACGGCTTCGGCTCGACGCTCGACCGCACCACCGGCGAGGTGCTGGTCGCGCAGCCATTCAAGTACATCAACTGGTCGACCGGCGTCGACCTCAAGACCGGACGACCGCAGCGGGTGGCCTCGAAGGAAACCCACCAGGGCATCAACACCCAGGCGATCTGTCCTTCGTCCACCGGCGCGCGCGACCAGCAGCCGGCCGCCTTCTCGCCGCGCACGCACCTGTTCTACACGCCGAGCACGAATCTCTGCATGGACTACGAGGGCACCGAGGTGAGCTACATCGCGGGCACGCCATATCTGGGCGCCGAGGTGCAGATGTACGCCGGCCCCGGGGGCAAGGACGCCCGGGGCGAGTTCCTGGCCTGGGATCCGGTCGCGGGCAAGAAGGTCTGGGGCATCACCGAGCGCTTCCCCGTCTGGAGCGGGCCGGTGGTGACGGGCTCGGACCTCGTCTTCTACGGCACCATGGACGGCTGGTTCAAGGCCGTCGACGCGAAGAGCGGTACGGAGCTGTGGAAGTTCAAAACCGGCTCGGGCATCGTGGGCAATGCGGTCACGTTCATGGGCCCGGACGGCAAGCAATACGTGGCGATCTACTCGGGTGTCGGCGGCTGGTACGGGGCGGTGGCGCTCGGGCTTTCGCCCAGCGATCCGACGGCCGCGCTCGGTGCCGTCGGGGCGGGGCAGGACCTGCCGCAGTACACTGCGCCGGGCGGCACCGTCTACGTCTTTGCGTTGCCCTGA
- the ctaD gene encoding cytochrome c oxidase subunit I, translated as MATLAPPAPAVDDRLTRIWETPRGIGGMLSTVDHKTIGKRYLVTSFVFLVLGGVEAAVMRAQLIHSNLRLVSPEVYNQLYSMHGVTMMFLYASPVLSGFSNYLWPLLIGSRDMAVPRLNALSYWIFLASGIFLYSSFLVGQAPNDGWFAYAPFSLRPYDPGLNMDYYALGLVFLAVSTTVGAINFIVTFFKLRAPGMSVNRVPIIMWGTLTASVAIIFSLSSLTVACIYLFFERRFGMHFYDPAAGGQPLLWQHLFWILAHPWVYVVVLPAMGIVSDVIPTFARRPLVGYTFVALATVATGILGFGVWVHHMFATGLSEMSLSFFGAASMVIAIPSAVAVFAWIATIWTGRPVFTTAFLFMAGFIILFVIGGVSGVVTAAVPFDWQVTDTYFVVGHIHYVLIGINVFPVVGGLYYWLPKMTGRMLSERLGKWNFWVMFVGFNLGFFPMHISGLLGMPRRIYTYPSGLGWDTANLITSIGAYLFAVGVLLFVINFFWSLRRGRVAGPDPWRGPSLEWSTSSPPPPYNFAVIPTVRSAYPMWERPEQREEAGKEPSQLDRGPVLDQGRETVGTSSLDGEPLAVLQMPSDSYWPFLLAFSLLVLFFGLLAPVWALVVIGGVGLLVCVIGWLWPTREERELAMREEAAA; from the coding sequence GTGGCCACCCTCGCTCCTCCCGCCCCCGCGGTCGACGATCGGCTCACCAGGATCTGGGAGACGCCCCGGGGCATCGGCGGCATGCTGTCGACGGTCGATCACAAGACGATCGGCAAGCGCTACCTGGTGACGTCGTTCGTCTTCCTGGTGCTGGGCGGCGTCGAGGCGGCGGTGATGCGGGCGCAGCTCATCCACTCGAACCTGCGGCTCGTCTCGCCCGAGGTGTACAACCAGCTCTACTCGATGCACGGCGTGACGATGATGTTCCTCTATGCCTCGCCGGTGCTCTCGGGCTTCAGCAATTACCTCTGGCCGCTCCTGATCGGCTCGCGCGACATGGCGGTCCCCCGGCTCAACGCGCTGAGCTACTGGATCTTTCTCGCGTCGGGGATCTTCCTTTACTCGAGTTTCCTCGTGGGCCAGGCGCCGAACGACGGCTGGTTCGCGTACGCGCCGTTCTCGCTCCGGCCGTACGACCCCGGGCTCAACATGGACTACTACGCGCTCGGGCTCGTCTTTCTCGCCGTCTCGACGACGGTGGGGGCGATCAACTTCATCGTCACCTTCTTCAAATTGCGGGCGCCCGGCATGTCGGTGAATCGGGTGCCGATCATCATGTGGGGGACGCTCACCGCTTCGGTCGCGATCATCTTCTCGCTCTCGTCGCTCACCGTCGCGTGCATCTACCTCTTCTTCGAGCGCCGCTTCGGGATGCACTTCTACGACCCCGCGGCCGGCGGGCAGCCGCTCCTCTGGCAGCACCTCTTCTGGATTCTGGCGCACCCATGGGTCTACGTGGTCGTGCTGCCGGCGATGGGCATCGTCTCCGACGTGATCCCTACGTTCGCCCGCCGGCCGCTCGTGGGCTACACCTTCGTGGCGCTCGCCACCGTGGCCACCGGCATCCTGGGCTTCGGCGTCTGGGTGCACCACATGTTCGCGACCGGGCTGTCCGAGATGTCGCTCAGCTTCTTCGGCGCGGCGAGCATGGTGATCGCGATCCCGAGCGCGGTGGCGGTCTTCGCCTGGATCGCCACGATATGGACCGGGCGGCCGGTGTTCACCACCGCGTTCCTCTTCATGGCGGGGTTCATCATCCTGTTCGTGATCGGCGGCGTATCGGGGGTCGTGACGGCGGCGGTACCGTTCGACTGGCAGGTGACCGACACCTACTTCGTGGTGGGCCACATCCACTACGTGCTGATCGGGATCAACGTGTTCCCGGTGGTCGGTGGCCTCTACTACTGGCTGCCCAAAATGACCGGGCGGATGCTGAGCGAGCGGCTCGGGAAGTGGAACTTCTGGGTGATGTTCGTCGGCTTCAACCTCGGCTTCTTCCCGATGCATATCTCGGGGCTGCTGGGGATGCCGCGGCGCATCTACACCTATCCCTCGGGGCTCGGCTGGGACACCGCGAACCTGATTACGAGCATCGGCGCGTACCTCTTCGCGGTCGGCGTGCTGCTCTTCGTGATCAATTTCTTCTGGAGCCTCCGGCGCGGCCGCGTGGCGGGTCCGGATCCATGGCGCGGTCCGTCGCTCGAGTGGTCCACGTCTTCACCACCGCCGCCCTACAACTTTGCGGTGATCCCCACCGTGCGGAGCGCGTACCCGATGTGGGAGCGGCCCGAGCAGCGGGAAGAGGCGGGGAAGGAGCCGAGTCAGCTCGATCGTGGCCCGGTGCTCGATCAGGGCCGGGAGACGGTGGGCACCAGCTCGCTCGACGGTGAGCCGCTCGCCGTCCTCCAGATGCCGAGCGATTCGTACTGGCCGTTCCTGCTGGCGTTCTCGCTGCTGGTGCTGTTCTTCGGATTGCTCGCTCCGGTGTGGGCGCTCGTCGTGATCGGCGGCGTAGGGCTCCTCGTCTGCGTGATCGGCTGGCTCTGGCCCACCCGCGAGGAGCGCGAGCTCGCGATGCGCGAGGAGGCGGCCGCATGA
- a CDS encoding cytochrome c oxidase subunit 3, whose protein sequence is MTTAAIATELPRDGRGRHALGWWGMVFLVVNEATFFAYLLFSYFYVASAARGTWPPSGSPELKIALPNTIILLISSGTMVWAERGITRGDQERLRIGLLITFLLGALFIVLQGIEYGNKMFTPQSDVYGSLFFTITGFHGAHVVAGLLMNLFVQVRAWAGHFTARRHLAVSNVALYWHFVDVVWLFVFASLYIAPRLA, encoded by the coding sequence ATGACCACCGCCGCCATCGCCACCGAGCTGCCCCGCGACGGCCGGGGCAGACACGCGCTCGGCTGGTGGGGAATGGTCTTCCTCGTCGTGAACGAGGCGACCTTCTTCGCGTACCTCCTGTTCAGCTACTTCTACGTGGCCTCGGCTGCCCGCGGCACCTGGCCGCCGAGCGGCTCGCCCGAGCTCAAGATCGCGCTCCCCAACACGATCATCCTGCTCATCAGCAGCGGCACGATGGTCTGGGCGGAGCGCGGCATCACCCGCGGCGATCAGGAGCGGCTCCGCATCGGGCTCCTGATCACGTTCCTGCTCGGCGCGCTCTTCATCGTGCTGCAGGGCATCGAGTACGGCAACAAGATGTTCACGCCGCAGTCGGACGTGTACGGCTCGCTCTTCTTCACCATCACCGGTTTTCATGGCGCCCATGTCGTCGCGGGGCTCCTGATGAACCTTTTCGTCCAGGTGCGCGCCTGGGCGGGGCACTTCACGGCCCGGCGCCATCTCGCCGTCTCGAACGTGGCCCTCTACTGGCACTTCGTCGACGTGGTCTGGCTCTTCGTGTTCGCCTCGCTCTACATCGCGCCCCGGCTGGCATAG